From Streptomyces zhihengii, the proteins below share one genomic window:
- the cpaB gene encoding Flp pilus assembly protein CpaB yields the protein MNSRQRRGVILLLLSVLCAFGAFVGVLSVISDVNSKVGPEVTAYRIKSDVAPYTQLQADQFEKISMPERWLSTSAVTDISMVDGKIAVTQLRKGSLLQTDMYVKRPALENGEQEIAIMIDAATGVAGKITPGDLVNIFATFGEEGRGDEGQVAESRIIVPNAKVIDVGRLTALEPRRDDRDAVATQAVPITFALNTQDAQRVAYAESFAVHVRLALIAKGSPTTLRPGEGKYTLDEDRNK from the coding sequence ATGAATTCACGGCAACGTCGCGGTGTCATTCTTCTGCTCCTCTCCGTCCTCTGCGCCTTCGGTGCCTTCGTCGGCGTGCTGTCGGTGATCAGCGATGTGAATTCCAAGGTCGGACCGGAGGTGACGGCCTATCGCATCAAGTCGGACGTCGCGCCGTACACGCAGCTCCAGGCGGACCAGTTCGAGAAGATCAGCATGCCCGAGCGGTGGCTTTCGACCAGCGCGGTGACCGACATATCCATGGTCGACGGGAAGATCGCCGTCACCCAGCTCCGCAAGGGGTCGCTCCTCCAGACGGACATGTACGTCAAGCGCCCGGCGCTGGAGAACGGCGAGCAGGAGATCGCCATCATGATCGACGCGGCCACCGGCGTCGCCGGCAAGATCACCCCGGGCGACCTGGTCAACATCTTCGCCACCTTCGGCGAGGAGGGCCGCGGCGACGAGGGCCAGGTCGCCGAGTCCCGGATCATCGTCCCGAACGCCAAGGTCATCGACGTCGGCAGGCTCACCGCGCTGGAGCCCCGCCGCGACGACCGGGACGCCGTCGCCACCCAGGCCGTCCCCATCACCTTCGCCCTCAACACCCAGGACGCCCAGCGCGTCGCGTACGCCGAGTCCTTCGCCGTCCACGTCCGTCTCGCCCTGATCGCCAAGGGCAGTCCCACCACGCTTCGTCCGGGTGAAGGCAAGTACACCCTCGACGAGGACCGGAACAAGTGA
- a CDS encoding DUF3592 domain-containing protein yields MDTDGEAGGPVAAGTAEGQLLLGVTTLLLGVLTAFRAGRLAGLLRAVRHAVTTGGECVRVEPPARRCTGAARHWFAFRTATGEVVEFEDFSPYPMSSGTPVTVRYRPEDPRGSASVAGTCGRSPVLRGAVAAAGCALVTAGSAALFLTGLP; encoded by the coding sequence GTGGACACGGACGGGGAGGCGGGCGGGCCGGTGGCGGCGGGAACGGCGGAGGGGCAACTCCTCCTCGGGGTGACCACCCTGCTCCTCGGCGTGCTCACCGCGTTCCGCGCGGGGCGTCTCGCGGGGCTGCTGCGGGCCGTCCGGCACGCCGTCACCACCGGCGGGGAGTGCGTGCGCGTGGAGCCGCCGGCGCGCCGGTGCACCGGGGCCGCGCGGCACTGGTTCGCCTTCCGCACGGCGACCGGGGAGGTGGTCGAGTTCGAGGACTTCAGCCCGTACCCGATGAGCAGCGGGACGCCCGTGACCGTGCGCTACCGCCCGGAGGACCCCCGTGGCTCGGCGAGCGTCGCCGGTACCTGCGGGCGTTCGCCGGTCCTGCGGGGGGCCGTGGCCGCCGCCGGCTGCGCGCTGGTCACCGCGGGCAGCGCGGCGCTGTTCCTCACCGGGCTGCCGTAA